The Herbiconiux sp. SALV-R1 nucleotide sequence AGCGCGACGACCGCCACGAGCGGCACGCTCACCTTCTCGGTCACCAACTCGGGCGACCAGGTGACGGAGTTCTACCTGCTCGCCGACGACGGCCTGCGCATCGTGGGCGAGGTGGAGAACGTCGGCCCCGGCATCTCGCGCGACCTCGTCGTGCAGGCACAGCCCGGCGACTACTACACGGTGTGCAAGCCCGGCATGGTGGGCGACGGCATCGGCAAGGCGGCGTTCTCGGTGACGGGTGACAAGGTCGAGCTGGCGGGCGACCTGCAGGACCAGGTCGACCAGGCGGCGGTGAACTACGTCGCCTACGTCAAAGACCAGGTGGCCCAGCTCGTCGTGGGCACGACGACCTTCACCGACGCGTATCTCGCGGGCGACGACCAGAAGGCGCGCGACCTCTACGCGACCACCCGCGCCAACTACGAGCGCATCGAGCCCGTCGCCGAGTCGTTCGGCGATCTCGACCCCGCCATCGATTTCCGGGAAGCGGATGTCGCGGAGGGCGAGGAGTGGACCGGCTGGCACCGCATCGAGAAAGACCTCTTCCCGCCGGCGGCCGCCGACAACGGCGGTGTCGAGTACACCCCGCTCACCGCGGAGGAGCGCAGCTACTACGCGGACAAGCTCGTCGCCGACACCCAGCTGCTCGCCGACGCCGTGAACGCCTCCGACTACACGGTGTCGATCGACGCGATCTCGAACGGCGCCATCGGCCTCCTCGAAGAGGTCGCCTCGGGCAAGATCACGGGCGAGGAGGAGATCTGGTCGCACACCGACCTGTGGGACTTCCAGGCCAACCTCGAGGGTGCCCGCGTCGCCTACGAGGGCGTGCGCGACATCGTCGAGACCAAAGACCCCGAGCTGGTGACCACCATCGACGAGCGCTTCGCCTCGCTCGAGACGACGCTCGCCGAGTACGGCAGCCTCGACGCCGGGTTCACCTACTACGACGAGCTCACCCCCGAGCAGGTGAAGCAGCTGGCCGACGGCGTCTCCGCCCTGAGCGAGCCGCTCAGCCAGCTCACGGCGACGCTGGTCGGCTGACCTCTACCCTAAACCCATGACCGAGCACGACGAACCCGCCCAGGCGAAGGCCGGCATCTCCCGCAGGGGGCTGCTGGGCCTCGTCGGGGCGGGCGTCGCCGGGGTCGGCGTGGGAGTCGCCGCCGACCGCTTCGCGGCTCCCGCGATCGCCCAGGCCGCCTCGGGTGCTTTCGGCGCGGGCACGGGAGCGGGCGCCGGCGCCGGGGCAGGCGCCGGCGGCAGCGGCATCGCCTCCGGCACCGTCTACCCCTTCTACGCCGAGCACCAGTCGGGCATCGTCTCCCCCGCGCAAGACCGGCTGCACTTCGCCGCCTTCGACGTCGCATCCGACCTCTCCCGCGACGACCTCGTCGAGCTGCTGCAGGACTGGAGCGCCGCCGCCGCCCTCATGACCGCGGGCGACCCGGTCGGCGTCTACGGCGCGGTGAACGGCCCCTACGACGCGCCGCCCGACGACACCGGCGAAGCCATCGGGCTGCCCGCCGCCGGCCTCACCATCACCTTCGGCTTCGGCCCCACCCTCTTCACCGCCGCCGACGGCACCGACCGCTTCGGCATCGCCGACCGCCGCCCCGAGGCCCTCGTCGACCTCCCGCACTTCCCCGCCGACATGCTGAGCGAGACGCTCACGGGCGGTGACCTGTGCATCCAGGCCTGCAGCGACGACCCGCAGGTCGCGGTTCACGCCATCCGCAACCTCTCCCGCATCGCCTTCGGCCGCGCGGCGATCCGCTGGTCGCAACTCGGCTTCGGTCGCACGAGCTCCACGACGACCGCCCAGGCGACGCCGCGCAACCTGTTCGGCTTCAAAGACGGCACCGCCAACGTCAAGGCCGAACAGACGGATGTCGTCGACGAGCAGGTGTGGGCCTCCCGAGACGACGGCGCCGACTGGATGGCGGGCGGCTCCTACCTCGTCGCCCGCAAGATCCGCATGACCATCGAGACCTGGGACCGCACCTCGCTCCGCGAGCAGGAGGCGATCGTGGGTCGCACGAAGGGCGAGGGCGCGCCGTACTCCGGCGGCACGGAGTTCACCGAGCCCGACTTCGACGCGACCGGGCGCGGCGGCGCACCGCTCATCGCCGCCGACTCGCACGTGCGGCTGGCGCACCCCACCCAGAACGCCGGGGCGCAACTGCTGCGCCGCGGCTACAACTTCGTCGACGGCAACGACGAGCTCGGCAGACTCAACGCGGGGTTGTTCTTCATCGCCTTCCAGCGCGACCCGCGGAAGCAGTTCATCCCCATCCAGATGAACCTCGCCAAGAACGACGCGATGAACGAGTACGTCAGACACGTGGGGTCGGGCATCTTCGCGGTGCCGCCCGGTGCCTCGGAGGGTGGGTACGTCGGCGAGACGCTGTTCGGCTGACCCGGGCCGCCGCGCGCACCACCCGCTACGGTCGTAGTCGTGACTGTTCGCGAGGGCCCGCTGTCGGCCCGCTACCGGCTCATCACCCTGGGGTCGGTGGTGCTGGTGTTCGTCGCCGCGTTCGAGAACCTCGCCGTCACCACCGTGATGCCCGTGGTGAGCGACGAGCTCGACGGCGCGACCCTCTACGCCGTCGCGTTCGCCGCCCCGCTCGCGGCGTCGGTGGTCGGCATGGTGGTGGCGGGCATCCTGTGCGACCGCGGCAGCCCGCGCACTCCGCTCGTCGTCTCGATCGCGCTGTTCGTGGCCGGGCTCGTGCTGGCCGGCACCGCCGCGTCGATGCCGGTGCTCGTGGCGGCGCGGCTGGTGCAGGGTCTCGGCAGCGGCGGAACCATCGTCGCGCTCTACGTCATCATCGCGCGCGTCTACCCGCCCGCCCTGCAGGCCCGCATGTTCGGGCTGTTCTCAGCGGCGTGGGTCATCCCGGCACTCGTCGGTCCGTTCGTGGCCGGTGTCGTGGGTGAGGCGTTCGGCTGGCGCTGGGTGTTCCTCGGGGTGGTGGCGCTGGTGCTCCCCGCTGCCTTCCTCGTGCTCCCCGCGGTGCGGAGCCTCCGGTCGGGCCCGGCGAGCGCCGCGGCCGCCGCGAGTGCCGCGCTCGTCGAGCCCGGGGGGCCGTGGCCGGTGGCGCGTGTGGTCTGGTCGGTGCTGCTCGCCGTCGCCATCCTGGCGCTCAGCGTCGCCGCAGAGTTCTCGCTCGTGGTCACGGTCGTCGTCGCCGCGGTGTCGCTCACGCTGGCCGTGCTCGTGCTGCGCCCGCTGGTTCCCCGCGGCGTGCTGACGGCGAGGCGCGGTCTGCCGAGCATCGTCACGACGAGACTCCTGCTCGCCGCGGGCTTCTTCGCCGTCGAGACCTACCTGCCCTACCTCCTCACCTCGGAGCACGGGCTCAGTCCCGCGTTCGCCGGCCTCACCCTCACCGCGAGCGGCATCGCCTGGGGTGCGGCGTCGATCCTGCAGAGTCGCGCGGGCGGCCGTCTCGCCGAGGGCAGCGGTGTGCCCCTCGGCGCCTGGATCACCGCGGGGGCGATCACCGTGGTGGTGATCTCGACCCTGCTCGACCTCCCGGCCGTCGTCGTGATCGCGGGCTGGGCAGTCTCCGGCGCCGGCATGGGGCTCGCGTATCCTCGCCTCTCAGCGCTCCTGCTCGCGCGCTCGGCACCGGCGGAGCAGGGCTTCAACAGTGCGGCCCTCACCATCGCCGACGGCGCGGGCCCCGCCGCGTCGCTGGCGATCGCGGGCATCCTGTTCCAGAGCGTCCCCGCGCCCGACCCGGGTTCGTTCCTCGCGGTGTTCCTGGTCGGACTCGCACTGGTGCTGGCCGCCGCGCTCGTCGCGCCCCGGCTGCGGAGCGGCTACTCGGCCGAGTTCGCCGACACGATGTAGGTGGCCGTCACCTGGCCCGAGCCGTCGTCGGCCACGGTGACGAGCACGCCGTAGTTCGCGCCCTGGTACATGCCGGTGCCCGAGCCGTCGGAGAAGCCCGAGAACTGCGACTCGAAGCCCGCCGCCACGAGCTGGTCGTTGATCGAGGTGAAGGATGCCTCGGGGTCGGCCACCTTCACGATGACGGTCCACCCTCCGTCGCCCTCGGCGACCCCGACACCCATGCCCCCGACGATCTCGCCGTCGTACAGCGGCACCTCGGTGGGGAAGCCGTCGGGCAGCCCGCCGTCGGAGTTGAGGTCGACGTCGCCGCCGCCGGCCTGCTCGACCGCCCCTTCGACGATCTGCTCGACGGGGTTGCCGATGCAGCCCGCGAGAGCCGGGGTGAGAAGTAGTGCAAACGCGACCGCGAGAGCGGCCGACCTCGTCGTGTGCCTCATGGCCACGATTCTCCCAGGTCGGCCGCTCCCGGCGCTACAGCAATCGGATGCGCGCCCTACTGGTTCGCGCGCTTGAGGTTCGCGGTGCGGCGGGCACGCGCGTTCTGGTCGAGCTCGACCTTGCGGATGCGCACGGTCTCGGGGGTGACCTCGACGCACTCGTCTTCGCGGGCGAACTCGAGGCACTCCTCGAGGGAGAGCTGACGCGACGGCGTCATCGACTCGAACGAGTCGGCGGTCGACGACCGCATGTTCGTCAGCTTCTTCTCCTTGGTGATGTTCACGTCCATGTCGTCGGCGCGCGAGTTCTCGCCGATCACCATGCCCTCGTAGACCTCCTCGGTGGGGTTCACGAAGAAGGTCATGCGCTCCTGCAGGCCGATGATGGCGAACGGGGTGACCACGCCGGCGCGGTCGGCGACGATGGAGCCGTTGTTGCGGGTGACGATGGCGCCCGCCCACTCCTCGTAGCCGTGCGAGATGGCGTTGGCGATGCCGGTGCCGCGGGTGATGGTGAGGAACTCGGTGCGGAAGCCGATGAGGCCGCGCGACGGGACGATGAACTCCATGCGCACCCAGCCGGTGCCGTGGTTCGACATGCCCTCCATGCGACCCTTGCGGGCGGCGAGCAGCTGCGTGATCGCGCCGAGGTGCTCCTCGGGTGCGTCGATGGTGAGGTGCTCATAGGGCTCGTGCGTCTTGCCGTCGACCTGCTTGGTGACCACCTGCGGCTTGCCGACGGTGAGCTCGAAGCCCTCGCGGCGCATGTTCTCGACCAGGATGGCGAGTGCCAGCTCGCCGCGGCCCTGCACCTCCCAGGCGTCGGGCTGGCCGATGTCGACGACGCGCAGCGACACGTTGCCGATGAGCTCGCGGTCGAGGCGGTCTTTCACCATGCGCGCGGTGAGCTTGTGACCCTTGACCTTGCCGACCAGCGGCGAGGTGTTGGTGCCGATGGTCATCGAGATGGCGGGGTCGTCGACGACGATCGCCGGCAGCGGCCGCACGTCGTCGGGGTCGGCGATGGTCTCACCGATGGTGATGTTCTCGATGCCCGCGATGGCGACGATGTCGCCGGGGCCCGCCGACTCGGCAGGCACGCGGGTGAGCGCGACGGTCTTGAGCAGCTCGGTGATGCGCTGGTTCTGCACGGTACCGTCGTGCTGCACCCAGGCCACCTGCTGGCCCTTCTTGATGGTGCCGTTGAAGACGCGCAGGAGCGCCAGGCGACCGAGGAAGGGCGAGGAGTCGAGGTTCGTCACGTGCGCCTGCAGCGGTGCCTCGTCGTCGTAGGTGGGAGCGGGGATGTGCTCGAGGATGGCACCGAACAGGGGCTCGAGGTCGCCGTTGTCGGGCAGCTCGCCGTTCTCGGGCTTGTTCAGCGAAGCGGCGCCGTTGCGGCCGGAGGCGTACACGACCGGTACGTCGAGGATGGCGTCGAGGTCGAGGTCGGGCACGTCGTCGGCCATGTCGCTGGCGAGGCCGAGCAGCAGGTCTTGCGACTCCCCCACGACCTCGTCGATGCGCGCATCCGGCCGGTCGGTCTTGTTGACCAGCAGGATGACGGGGAGCTTCGCCTCGAGTGCCTTGCGCAGCACGAAGCGGGTCTGCGGCAGCGGGCCCTCAGAAGCGTCGACGAGGAGCACCACGCCGTCGACCATGGAGAGACCGCGCTCGACCTCACCGCCGAAGTCGGCGTGGCCGGGGGTGTCGATCACGTTGATGGTGATCGGCTTGCCGTTCGCGTGAACGCCGTTGTACGAGATCGCCGTGTTCTTGGCGAGGATTGTGATGCCCTTCTCACGCTCGAGGTCGTTGGAGTCCATCATGCGGTCGTCGGCGTCGAAGTGCGCGTCGAAGGAGTTGGTCTGCGTGAGCATGGCGTCGACCAGGGTGGTCTTGCCGTGGTCGACGTGGGCGACGATCGCGACGTTGCGCAGGTCATCGCGGGTGGCTTGTGCCATGGGAGTTCCTCAGGATTCATGAACCCGGAACGATGGCACAGCCACCCAGACGGGCTCGCAGGAGCGGGGTTGGAGTGGGCTTCGTGGCCCGGAACGCTAAACGCCCAGGGTGATTCCAGCGCCCGGGATGGCGTTCAGCAACTCCTTAGTGTACTGCTCCTGCGGGCTGTCGAAGACCTCGTCGGTCGAAGCGGCCTCGACGATCCTGCCCTTCTGCATCACGCAGACGTTGTCGGCGATGACGCGCACCACCGCGAGATCGTGCGTGATGAAGAGGTAGGTGAGCTCCAGTTCCGACTGCAGATCGGCGAGGAGTTTCAGGATCTGCGCCTGCACCAGCACGTCGAGCGCCGAGACCGCCTCGTCGAGCACGACGATGTCGGGCTTCAGCGCCAGCGCCCGCGCGATGGCGACGCGCTGCCGCTGACCGCCGGAGAGCTCGTTCGGGTAGCGCGTGATGAGCGACTGCGGCAGGGCCACCTGGTCGAGCAGCTCGAGCACGCGGTCGCGTCGCGCCGTGCGGTCGCCGACACCGTGCACCTGCAGCGGCTCGGCGATGGTGTTGCCGATGTTGCGCAGCGGGTCGAGCGAGCCGTAGGGGTCTTGGAACACCGGCTGCATGCGGCGGCGCAGGTCGAGCAGGGCCCGGCCCTTGAGCGGCGCCACGTCGGTGCCGTCGATCAGGATCGAGCCGCTCGTCGGGTCTTCGAGCTTCAGGATCATCTTCGCGACCGTCGACTTGCCCGAGCCCGACTCCCCCACGATCGCCGTGGTGGTGCCCTTCTCCACCGCGAAGTTCACGTGGTCGGCGGCGGTGAGCTCGCCCGCCGCACCCTTCTTCTGACCGCGGATCTTGTAGACCTTGGTGAGGTCGCGCACGACGATGGCGTCGGGGCGCTTCGCCTTCGGCTGGTGCTCCACGCGCTCCTCGGCAGCGGCGATGAGGTCGATGCCGGAGGTCACCGAGGTGGGCGCGTAGTCGAGGTCGCTCAGCGCGTGCGACTCCGACTCGTGCGTGGCGGTCTGGATGCGGCGCGAGGCGAGACTCGGGGCCGCGGCCACCAGACGCTGGGTGTACGGATGCACGGGGTTCTGGAGGATCTCCTTCGACGGCCCCGACTCCACGATCTTGCCCTTGTACATCACGACCAGCTGCTCGGCGCGCTCGGCAGCGAGGCCGAGGTCGTGGGTGATGAACAGCACGGCGGTGCCGGCGTCTCGGGTGAGGGTCTCGAGGTGGTCGAGGATGCGCCGCTGCACGGTGACGTCGAGGGCCGAGGTCGGCTCGTCGGCGATGAGCAGCTTCGGGTTGCTGGAGAGCCCGATGCCGATGAGCACGCGCTGGCGCATGCCGCCCGAGAACTGGTGCGGGAACTGCTTCAGCCGCTTGTCCGCATCCTGCAGCCCCGCCTCGCGGAGCACCTCGATGGCGCGCTGGCGAACCGCCTTCTTTCCCGAGGCGATGCCGTTCGCGCGGATGGTCTCCTCGACCTGGAAGCCCACGCTCCACACCGGGTTGAGGTTCGACATCGGGTCTTGCGGCACGAAGCCGATCTGGCGCCCGCGCACCTCCTCCATCTTCTTCTCGGAGTAGGAGGTGAGCTCCTGGCCGTCGAACATGATCGACCCGCCCGTGATGCGCCCGGCACCCGGCAGCAGGTTGATGATGGCGTGCGCCGTGGTGCTCTTGCCCGAGCCCGACTCGCCCACGATGGCGAGGGTCTGGCCGGGCAGGAGGGTGAGGTCGACCCCGCGCACGGCGGGGACGATGCCGGAGGTGCTCTGGAACCCGACCTGCAGGTCTTTGATCTCGAGCAGCGGCTTCGGGGTGGAGTCGCTCATCGCTGGGCCCTCGCCTTCGGGTCGAGCGCATCACGCACGACCTCGCCCATCATGATGAAGGCGAGAACCGTGACGGAGAGCGCGATGGAGGGGTAGATGAGCGTCTGCGGCGCGTTGCGCAGGTCGACCTGCGCCGCCGAGATGTCGTTGCCCCACGACATGGTGGAGTTCGGCAGACCCACGCCGAGGAACGACAGCGTGGCCTCGGCCACGATCGCCGCGCCCAGCGAGATGGTGGTGACCACGATCACCGGGGCGATCGAGTTCGGCAGCACGTGGCGGAGCAGGATCTTGAAGTTCGACACCCCGAGCGCCCGGGCGGCCATGACGTAGTCGGACTGCTTCACGCGCAGGATCTCGGCGCGCAGCACACGTGCTGTGGCGGGCCAGGCGAAGATGCCGATGGCCAGCGAGATGATGAACACGTTCCGGTAGGCCGAGAACACCGACATGATGACGACGGCGGCGAGGATGTAGGGGATCGAGAAGAAGATGTCGCCCGCGCGGGAGAGCACCGAGTCGACCCAGCCGCCGTAGAAGCCGGCGAAGGCGCCGAACAGGATGCCGAGGAAGGTCGTGAGGATCACGACGATGATGCCCACCGACAGCGAGGTCGAGGTGCCGTGCACGATGCGCGAGAACACGTCGCAGCCCTGCTTGTTGAAGCCGAGCAGGTTGGTCGCCGTGGGCGCCCCGTTGCTCTGCGCCAGCACGCACTCGCGCGGGTCGATCTGCGTGAACAGCGTCGGGAACAGTGCGACGATCACGATCAGCACGATGAAGGCCGCCGAGATCCAGAACATGGGCCGGCGGCGCATGTCGCGCCAGGCGTCGATCCAGAGGTTGGAGCGACGCTCTCCGACGTTGACGGCGTCGACGGCGACGAGAGGGGTCTCCTCCAGCGGTGCGACGTAGTGGCCCGGTGTGCGGGCCGGAGTGTTATTTGACATAGCGGATCCTCGGGTCGAGAAGGCCGTACAGGAGGTCGACCACGAGGTTGACCACCAGGTAGATGAGCACCATCACCGTGACGAAGGACACGACCGTGGGTCCTTCTCCGCGGATGATCGCCTGGTAGAGCGTGCGGCCGACACCGGGCACGTTGAAGATGCCCTCCGTGACGGTCGCACCCACGAGCAGCACACCGAAGTCGGTGGCCGCGTAGGTGACCACCGGGATGAGGCTGTTGCGCAGGATGTGCACCGGGATGATGCGCCGGCGGCTGAGGCCCTTGGAGTAGGCGGTGCGCACGAAGTCGAGGCCCTGGGTCTCGATGACGGATGCGCGGGTGAGCCTCACCAGCTGGGCGAAGGTGATCGACGCCAGCACGAACGCCGGGAGTATCAGGTCTTGGATGGGAGCGCCGCTCGAGACCGTCGTTCTCGCCCAGCCCAATTGGATGCCGAAGATGAACTGCGCCACGAAGGCGATGACGAAGATGGGCAGCGAGATGAAGATGAGGCTGATGACGAGCGCCGATGCATCGAACAGCTTTCCCTTGCGCAGGCCCGAGATGAGGCCGACCAGCACACCGCCGACGAACTCGATGATGAGGGCCATGATGGCGAGGCGGATGGTGACCGGGAAGGTGCGGGCGAGGATGGCCGTCACCGGTTCGCCGGAGAACGAGGTGCCGAAGTCACCCCGGAAGATGCCGCCGAGGTACAGGAAGTACTGCACGATGAACGGCTGGTCGAGGTGGTACTGCTCACGCAGCTTCTCGAGCAGCGCGGGGTTCGGCGTCTTGTCGCCGAACAGGGCCAGCAGCGGGTCGCCGGGCATGGCGAAGACCATGAAGTAGATGAGGAACGTCGTTCCCAACAGGACGGGAATCGCCTGGAGAAGACGCCTGAGGATGTAACCGGCCACGAATCAGACCGTACCAATCAAGCTCGGGGGCGGGAAGCCACGGGATCAGGAACATGAAGCGGGGGCGGCGGCACATGGCCGCCGCCCCCACAGGAGCGGGAATTATCCCTTGGTGATCTCGTAGTAGAGCGGCACCGAGTTCCAGCCGAACACGACGTTGTCGACGTTCTCGCCGTAACCGCCGGTGACGTTGGAGTACCACAGCGGCGTGGCCGGGAGGTCCTTGAGGAGGATCTCCTGAGCCTCCTGGAACTTCTCGTTCGCCGCGGCGGTGTCGGTGTCTTCAGCACCCTCGTTGATCAGCGCGTCGAACTCGGGGTTCGAGTAGTCGCCGTCGTTCGAGCCCGCGTTGGTCGCGTAGAGCGGGCCGAGGAAGTTGAACAGACCCGGGTAGTCGGCCTGCCATCCGGTGCGGAACGCGGTCTGGATGGTGCGG carries:
- the efeO gene encoding iron uptake system protein EfeO is translated as MTLHSLTKRAKPALVTATAAAALLALSGCVPNSSASAGDGAAAGAITVDSSSDACTVSATTATSGTLTFSVTNSGDQVTEFYLLADDGLRIVGEVENVGPGISRDLVVQAQPGDYYTVCKPGMVGDGIGKAAFSVTGDKVELAGDLQDQVDQAAVNYVAYVKDQVAQLVVGTTTFTDAYLAGDDQKARDLYATTRANYERIEPVAESFGDLDPAIDFREADVAEGEEWTGWHRIEKDLFPPAAADNGGVEYTPLTAEERSYYADKLVADTQLLADAVNASDYTVSIDAISNGAIGLLEEVASGKITGEEEIWSHTDLWDFQANLEGARVAYEGVRDIVETKDPELVTTIDERFASLETTLAEYGSLDAGFTYYDELTPEQVKQLADGVSALSEPLSQLTATLVG
- the efeB gene encoding iron uptake transporter deferrochelatase/peroxidase subunit, with the translated sequence MTEHDEPAQAKAGISRRGLLGLVGAGVAGVGVGVAADRFAAPAIAQAASGAFGAGTGAGAGAGAGAGGSGIASGTVYPFYAEHQSGIVSPAQDRLHFAAFDVASDLSRDDLVELLQDWSAAAALMTAGDPVGVYGAVNGPYDAPPDDTGEAIGLPAAGLTITFGFGPTLFTAADGTDRFGIADRRPEALVDLPHFPADMLSETLTGGDLCIQACSDDPQVAVHAIRNLSRIAFGRAAIRWSQLGFGRTSSTTTAQATPRNLFGFKDGTANVKAEQTDVVDEQVWASRDDGADWMAGGSYLVARKIRMTIETWDRTSLREQEAIVGRTKGEGAPYSGGTEFTEPDFDATGRGGAPLIAADSHVRLAHPTQNAGAQLLRRGYNFVDGNDELGRLNAGLFFIAFQRDPRKQFIPIQMNLAKNDAMNEYVRHVGSGIFAVPPGASEGGYVGETLFG
- a CDS encoding MFS transporter, producing the protein MTVREGPLSARYRLITLGSVVLVFVAAFENLAVTTVMPVVSDELDGATLYAVAFAAPLAASVVGMVVAGILCDRGSPRTPLVVSIALFVAGLVLAGTAASMPVLVAARLVQGLGSGGTIVALYVIIARVYPPALQARMFGLFSAAWVIPALVGPFVAGVVGEAFGWRWVFLGVVALVLPAAFLVLPAVRSLRSGPASAAAAASAALVEPGGPWPVARVVWSVLLAVAILALSVAAEFSLVVTVVVAAVSLTLAVLVLRPLVPRGVLTARRGLPSIVTTRLLLAAGFFAVETYLPYLLTSEHGLSPAFAGLTLTASGIAWGAASILQSRAGGRLAEGSGVPLGAWITAGAITVVVISTLLDLPAVVVIAGWAVSGAGMGLAYPRLSALLLARSAPAEQGFNSAALTIADGAGPAASLAIAGILFQSVPAPDPGSFLAVFLVGLALVLAAALVAPRLRSGYSAEFADTM
- the typA gene encoding translational GTPase TypA; this translates as MAQATRDDLRNVAIVAHVDHGKTTLVDAMLTQTNSFDAHFDADDRMMDSNDLEREKGITILAKNTAISYNGVHANGKPITINVIDTPGHADFGGEVERGLSMVDGVVLLVDASEGPLPQTRFVLRKALEAKLPVILLVNKTDRPDARIDEVVGESQDLLLGLASDMADDVPDLDLDAILDVPVVYASGRNGAASLNKPENGELPDNGDLEPLFGAILEHIPAPTYDDEAPLQAHVTNLDSSPFLGRLALLRVFNGTIKKGQQVAWVQHDGTVQNQRITELLKTVALTRVPAESAGPGDIVAIAGIENITIGETIADPDDVRPLPAIVVDDPAISMTIGTNTSPLVGKVKGHKLTARMVKDRLDRELIGNVSLRVVDIGQPDAWEVQGRGELALAILVENMRREGFELTVGKPQVVTKQVDGKTHEPYEHLTIDAPEEHLGAITQLLAARKGRMEGMSNHGTGWVRMEFIVPSRGLIGFRTEFLTITRGTGIANAISHGYEEWAGAIVTRNNGSIVADRAGVVTPFAIIGLQERMTFFVNPTEEVYEGMVIGENSRADDMDVNITKEKKLTNMRSSTADSFESMTPSRQLSLEECLEFAREDECVEVTPETVRIRKVELDQNARARRTANLKRANQ
- a CDS encoding ABC transporter ATP-binding protein, whose translation is MSDSTPKPLLEIKDLQVGFQSTSGIVPAVRGVDLTLLPGQTLAIVGESGSGKSTTAHAIINLLPGAGRITGGSIMFDGQELTSYSEKKMEEVRGRQIGFVPQDPMSNLNPVWSVGFQVEETIRANGIASGKKAVRQRAIEVLREAGLQDADKRLKQFPHQFSGGMRQRVLIGIGLSSNPKLLIADEPTSALDVTVQRRILDHLETLTRDAGTAVLFITHDLGLAAERAEQLVVMYKGKIVESGPSKEILQNPVHPYTQRLVAAAPSLASRRIQTATHESESHALSDLDYAPTSVTSGIDLIAAAEERVEHQPKAKRPDAIVVRDLTKVYKIRGQKKGAAGELTAADHVNFAVEKGTTTAIVGESGSGKSTVAKMILKLEDPTSGSILIDGTDVAPLKGRALLDLRRRMQPVFQDPYGSLDPLRNIGNTIAEPLQVHGVGDRTARRDRVLELLDQVALPQSLITRYPNELSGGQRQRVAIARALALKPDIVVLDEAVSALDVLVQAQILKLLADLQSELELTYLFITHDLAVVRVIADNVCVMQKGRIVEAASTDEVFDSPQEQYTKELLNAIPGAGITLGV
- a CDS encoding ABC transporter permease, whose product is MSNNTPARTPGHYVAPLEETPLVAVDAVNVGERRSNLWIDAWRDMRRRPMFWISAAFIVLIVIVALFPTLFTQIDPRECVLAQSNGAPTATNLLGFNKQGCDVFSRIVHGTSTSLSVGIIVVILTTFLGILFGAFAGFYGGWVDSVLSRAGDIFFSIPYILAAVVIMSVFSAYRNVFIISLAIGIFAWPATARVLRAEILRVKQSDYVMAARALGVSNFKILLRHVLPNSIAPVIVVTTISLGAAIVAEATLSFLGVGLPNSTMSWGNDISAAQVDLRNAPQTLIYPSIALSVTVLAFIMMGEVVRDALDPKARAQR
- a CDS encoding ABC transporter permease, coding for MAGYILRRLLQAIPVLLGTTFLIYFMVFAMPGDPLLALFGDKTPNPALLEKLREQYHLDQPFIVQYFLYLGGIFRGDFGTSFSGEPVTAILARTFPVTIRLAIMALIIEFVGGVLVGLISGLRKGKLFDASALVISLIFISLPIFVIAFVAQFIFGIQLGWARTTVSSGAPIQDLILPAFVLASITFAQLVRLTRASVIETQGLDFVRTAYSKGLSRRRIIPVHILRNSLIPVVTYAATDFGVLLVGATVTEGIFNVPGVGRTLYQAIIRGEGPTVVSFVTVMVLIYLVVNLVVDLLYGLLDPRIRYVK